The following are encoded together in the Candidatus Pantoea floridensis genome:
- a CDS encoding ParB/RepB/Spo0J family partition protein, giving the protein MSAADVKTVNDKKATVKKTSAAEKAALKLALDAAGMEFVPLSDLVKSPLNARSLPYPVESVRGLANTIEAIGLLHNLVVHTLPDGKSGVAAGGRRLTAMQLLCSEQRLSEDHPVAVKRVSEELALIATVAENEQRVAMHPAEQIHGFSKLAAQGNTASQIGAELGFSARHVQRMLKLTNLAPSLLTLLAEDKLNVEQCQALCLEDDQVRQVEVFESVCASWSHAPAHALKTRIIDTEISLTSPLFEFVGREDYEVAGGVVREDLFSQQEGEGTAERALTERLALENLSNAAREIEQREGWAWSMGRLLEVSHYGEDGKFYVIADEPESVYTKEESARLDELQDKYNEINEPGPELDAVEAEINAIEQAAGARAWTDEMKINASVVVSLHYGEITIQRGVRRKADLTETPETEMSGSIFGHRDPDVAEGVSLPQLTKMSSERTLAVQAALMQQPEKAVALMVWRLCSQVFSRSWGIQHPFSINITVSHSSLTADAPTGKDGAAFIALMQERARLEALLPEGWEQDFTTFFALEGGVLMSLMAYCTACSVNGVQTRECQRTSTSKLNTLETAIGFHLRDWWHPTRKNFFADMKHAQIVAVLKDAGLTGAASDAEKMKKGDAADLAEAHFQNTRWVPDWMKAPEQKTTVLADITPDTDGPAHAA; this is encoded by the coding sequence ATGTCAGCAGCCGATGTTAAAACAGTGAACGATAAGAAAGCCACCGTTAAGAAAACCAGCGCAGCGGAGAAAGCCGCACTAAAACTCGCTCTCGATGCAGCAGGAATGGAATTTGTTCCGCTGTCCGATCTTGTTAAATCTCCGCTTAACGCACGTTCGCTCCCATATCCGGTTGAAAGCGTTCGTGGGCTGGCCAACACCATTGAAGCCATCGGTCTGCTGCACAACCTGGTGGTACATACTCTTCCTGACGGGAAATCCGGCGTAGCAGCTGGCGGTCGCCGCCTGACCGCGATGCAGCTGCTGTGCAGTGAGCAGCGCCTTAGCGAGGACCATCCCGTTGCAGTTAAGCGTGTTTCTGAGGAACTGGCGCTGATTGCCACGGTGGCGGAAAACGAGCAGCGCGTGGCAATGCATCCTGCTGAACAGATCCACGGTTTCAGTAAGCTGGCAGCCCAGGGTAATACCGCATCACAAATCGGTGCAGAACTTGGTTTCAGTGCCCGCCATGTTCAGCGCATGCTTAAGCTGACCAATCTGGCACCCTCACTGCTTACACTGCTGGCAGAAGACAAGCTTAATGTTGAGCAATGTCAGGCTCTTTGCCTTGAAGACGATCAGGTTCGCCAGGTTGAGGTATTTGAGAGTGTATGTGCCAGCTGGTCACATGCTCCCGCTCACGCACTCAAAACGCGCATCATTGATACGGAAATCAGCCTTACCAGCCCGCTTTTTGAGTTCGTTGGTCGTGAGGATTATGAAGTGGCAGGCGGCGTGGTGCGTGAAGATCTTTTCAGTCAGCAGGAAGGCGAGGGTACGGCTGAACGTGCACTGACTGAGCGCCTTGCTCTGGAAAATCTCAGTAATGCCGCGCGTGAAATTGAACAGCGCGAAGGCTGGGCGTGGAGTATGGGGCGTTTATTAGAGGTCAGTCATTACGGTGAAGATGGTAAGTTTTACGTTATTGCTGACGAACCTGAATCAGTCTACACCAAAGAAGAATCTGCACGACTCGATGAGCTGCAGGATAAATACAACGAAATTAATGAGCCGGGCCCAGAGCTGGATGCCGTTGAAGCTGAAATTAATGCAATTGAACAGGCCGCAGGAGCCCGGGCATGGACTGATGAAATGAAAATTAATGCGAGTGTAGTGGTCAGTCTCCATTATGGCGAAATTACCATTCAGCGCGGCGTACGCCGTAAAGCTGACCTGACTGAAACCCCAGAAACTGAAATGTCTGGCAGCATCTTCGGTCATCGCGATCCGGACGTAGCTGAAGGCGTGAGCCTGCCTCAGCTAACAAAAATGTCCTCAGAGCGGACACTTGCCGTACAGGCAGCGCTGATGCAGCAGCCTGAAAAAGCCGTGGCGCTCATGGTCTGGCGTCTGTGTTCACAAGTCTTCTCTCGTAGTTGGGGGATTCAGCATCCATTCAGCATAAACATAACCGTATCTCATTCATCACTTACTGCTGATGCGCCGACAGGAAAAGATGGCGCGGCATTTATTGCGCTAATGCAGGAGAGAGCTCGCCTCGAGGCGCTACTTCCGGAAGGGTGGGAGCAGGACTTCACCACGTTCTTCGCCCTTGAGGGCGGCGTGTTGATGTCACTGATGGCCTACTGCACCGCCTGCTCTGTGAACGGTGTTCAAACTCGCGAATGCCAGCGCACTTCAACCAGCAAGCTGAATACGCTGGAAACCGCTATTGGTTTCCATCTGCGTGACTGGTGGCATCCGACTCGTAAAAACTTCTTCGCAGACATGAAGCACGCGCAGATAGTTGCGGTGCTTAAAGATGCTGGCCTGACTGGCGCTGCTTCTGATGCTGAAAAAATGAAGAAGGGAGATGCTGCTGATCTCGCTGAGGCTCATTTCCAGAATACCCGATGGGTACCTGACTGGATGAAAGCCCCTGAGCAAAAAACGACTGTGCTGGCAGATATCACACCTGACACTGATGGGCCCGCGCACGCGGCCTGA
- a CDS encoding pyridoxal phosphate-dependent aminotransferase yields the protein MNSQQLARRMQRVRPSPTATISDQVRALEAAGNAVINLGEGELDFATPANISYAGIAAIVQQQTKYTAVSGTSELKQAISNKFARDNQLSFNPQEIIAGSGAKQLIFNALLATLDAGQEVIIPAPYWVSYPDMVTLAEGEPVIVPCHEQQGWKLQPQDLAAALTPATRWVILNSPGNPTGAVYSAQELQALANVLSGHPQVLIMADDIYEPLRYDNTPFSTFAQVAPQLADRTLTINGVSKSHAMTGWRLGYAAGPAWLINAMQILQSQSTSNPSSISQAAAVVALQQPATFLAEWIAVLDRRRQQVLETIAASNGLSASAPQGAFYIFANCTALIGRSTPQGEVLANDKAVASWLLQDAQVALLHGSAFGTPGYLRIAYAVEDGLLREACQRLKASLSKLS from the coding sequence ATGAACAGTCAGCAACTGGCCCGACGTATGCAGCGTGTCCGCCCGTCGCCCACCGCCACCATTTCCGACCAGGTGCGCGCCCTGGAAGCGGCAGGCAATGCAGTGATTAACCTGGGAGAAGGGGAACTGGATTTTGCCACGCCCGCCAATATCAGCTACGCCGGGATTGCCGCCATCGTGCAGCAGCAAACCAAATACACCGCAGTCTCAGGTACCAGCGAACTGAAACAGGCGATTTCCAATAAGTTTGCGCGTGATAATCAGCTCAGTTTTAACCCGCAGGAGATCATTGCGGGCAGCGGAGCCAAGCAGTTGATTTTCAACGCGCTGCTCGCCACGCTGGATGCCGGACAGGAAGTGATCATCCCCGCGCCGTACTGGGTTTCCTATCCCGATATGGTGACGCTGGCTGAAGGGGAGCCGGTAATTGTGCCGTGCCATGAGCAGCAGGGCTGGAAGTTGCAACCTCAAGACTTAGCTGCAGCACTGACGCCCGCCACTCGTTGGGTGATCCTCAACTCGCCCGGCAATCCTACCGGGGCCGTCTACAGCGCACAGGAGTTACAAGCGCTGGCCAATGTGCTGTCCGGACATCCTCAGGTGCTGATTATGGCGGATGATATCTACGAACCGCTGCGTTATGACAACACACCGTTCAGCACCTTCGCGCAGGTGGCACCGCAGCTTGCCGACCGCACCTTGACTATCAACGGCGTCTCCAAAAGTCACGCCATGACCGGCTGGCGACTGGGTTACGCGGCGGGTCCGGCATGGCTGATCAATGCCATGCAAATCTTACAATCGCAGAGCACCTCAAACCCGAGCAGCATTTCGCAGGCGGCAGCGGTGGTGGCGTTGCAGCAGCCCGCAACATTTTTGGCGGAGTGGATTGCGGTGCTCGATCGCCGTCGCCAGCAGGTACTGGAGACTATCGCCGCCAGCAATGGCTTGAGCGCTAGCGCACCGCAAGGGGCATTTTATATCTTTGCCAACTGCACCGCGCTGATTGGCCGCAGCACGCCTCAAGGTGAAGTGTTGGCCAATGATAAAGCCGTCGCCAGCTGGCTGTTGCAGGATGCCCAGGTGGCGCTACTGCACGGTTCAGCGTTTGGCACACCGGGTTATCTGCGTATTGCTTATGCGGTGGAGGATGGTCTGCTGAGAGAGGCGTGCCAGCGCTTAAAAGCCTCTTTATCGAAGTTATCGTAG